One Halobacteriovorax sp. GB3 genomic window carries:
- the lon gene encoding endopeptidase La, whose protein sequence is MSDVESELQVQLGAVDASDLGGNENDFPSEVVIIPIMNSPIFPGMIAPIILTEDKFTPELDDYLLKSGYVALNLVKSDLKDDEGEFINEEELDIDNREIRTGDIYKVGVLCKVVKKLKLPDGSVNVLVHGIKRYRVSGFTDEAPLLRAKVDVFDDIIDADDELDAYTRSVINQVKRLSEINPYFNEEMKLAILNSPSPGALADLVAFALSLDIPEAQDFLETLVVKKRFAKLLVYLKREKDVADIQKKISDEVNDKVNKYQREYFLREQLKVIRSELGMEDDDKSRDLRKFRDEVEKANLPEEVLKSVNEELEKLESIPDSSPEYNVTRTYLTWIIDLPWSKSTNDLIDMVKAKKILEKDHFGLEKAKERILEFLAVRKLKPSYDGTILCLAGPPGVGKTSLGRSIAESLGRKFYRFSLGGMRDEAEIKGHRRTYVGAMPGRIIQALKRVEVNNPVIMLDEIDKLGQSFQGDPASALLEVLDPEQNSTFIDHYLDVPFDLSKVLFIATANYIGEIPEPLLDRMEIIDLSGYTIEEKVSIATKWVIPKQMKKHGLEKADFQLAVTTIKKLISDYAREPGVRVMEQFIAKLCRKAALMKVTSKRHKKFSPKPADLEALLGGARYQTEMAERNLQPGVVTGLAWTGYGGDILFIETLPLRGKGGFKLTGQLGDVMNESANLAYSYVKLLLENEMINTPKKRQNKKGEQTDESPEDFLDQHEVHLHLPAGATPKDGPSAGITMALALYSLATGKRVKSGVAMTGELSLTGKVLPVGGIKEKVLAAKRAGIKTILLPKANEKDLKEVPDRHRKGIKFYPVAHFDEVLKIALNKK, encoded by the coding sequence ATGTCAGATGTTGAAAGCGAACTACAAGTACAATTAGGCGCAGTTGATGCAAGCGATTTAGGTGGAAATGAAAATGACTTCCCAAGTGAAGTTGTCATCATCCCAATTATGAATAGTCCAATCTTTCCAGGAATGATTGCACCGATCATTCTTACTGAAGATAAATTTACGCCAGAATTAGATGATTATCTTCTCAAGTCTGGGTATGTAGCTCTAAACTTGGTAAAGTCAGACCTTAAAGATGATGAAGGTGAATTCATCAACGAAGAAGAGCTTGATATTGATAATAGAGAAATAAGAACAGGTGATATCTACAAAGTCGGTGTTCTCTGTAAAGTTGTTAAAAAGTTAAAATTACCAGATGGATCAGTGAATGTTCTTGTACATGGAATCAAGAGATACCGTGTTTCAGGTTTTACTGATGAGGCACCTCTTCTTAGAGCAAAAGTTGATGTATTCGATGATATCATCGACGCAGACGATGAGTTGGACGCATATACTAGATCTGTTATTAATCAGGTTAAGAGATTAAGTGAAATCAATCCTTATTTTAATGAGGAAATGAAATTAGCCATTTTAAATTCTCCATCACCTGGAGCTCTTGCTGATTTAGTTGCATTTGCTCTTTCTCTTGATATTCCAGAAGCGCAAGACTTTCTTGAAACACTTGTTGTTAAGAAGAGATTTGCAAAACTTCTTGTTTACCTAAAAAGAGAAAAAGATGTCGCAGATATTCAAAAGAAAATCTCAGATGAAGTTAACGACAAAGTTAATAAGTATCAAAGAGAGTACTTCCTTAGAGAGCAATTAAAAGTAATTCGTTCTGAACTTGGAATGGAAGATGATGATAAATCACGTGATCTTAGAAAGTTTCGTGATGAAGTAGAGAAAGCGAATTTACCAGAAGAAGTTCTAAAGTCAGTAAATGAGGAACTCGAAAAACTCGAGTCTATTCCGGATAGTTCACCAGAATATAATGTGACGAGAACATATCTAACTTGGATTATCGATTTACCTTGGTCAAAATCAACAAATGATTTAATTGATATGGTTAAGGCCAAGAAGATTCTTGAAAAGGATCACTTTGGTTTAGAGAAAGCAAAAGAAAGAATCTTAGAATTCTTAGCCGTTCGTAAATTAAAGCCTTCTTATGATGGTACTATTCTTTGTCTTGCTGGGCCTCCAGGTGTAGGTAAAACATCATTAGGACGCTCAATTGCTGAGTCTTTAGGAAGAAAGTTTTATCGCTTCAGTCTTGGTGGTATGAGAGACGAAGCAGAAATTAAAGGACATAGAAGAACGTACGTTGGAGCTATGCCAGGACGTATTATTCAAGCACTAAAACGAGTTGAAGTTAACAACCCAGTTATTATGCTTGATGAAATTGATAAGCTTGGACAATCTTTCCAAGGTGATCCAGCTTCTGCACTTCTTGAAGTTCTTGATCCAGAGCAAAACTCTACGTTCATTGATCACTACCTAGATGTACCTTTCGATCTATCAAAAGTATTGTTTATTGCAACTGCAAACTATATCGGTGAAATTCCAGAGCCTCTTCTAGATAGAATGGAAATTATCGATCTATCTGGATATACGATTGAAGAAAAAGTGTCGATTGCAACGAAGTGGGTCATTCCAAAGCAAATGAAAAAGCATGGGCTTGAAAAAGCTGATTTTCAATTAGCTGTTACGACAATTAAGAAATTAATTTCTGACTATGCTCGTGAACCAGGTGTTCGTGTTATGGAGCAATTCATCGCGAAGCTTTGTAGAAAAGCAGCTCTTATGAAAGTTACAAGTAAGAGACATAAGAAATTTTCTCCAAAGCCAGCTGATCTAGAGGCACTACTAGGTGGAGCTCGTTATCAAACTGAGATGGCGGAAAGAAATCTTCAACCTGGTGTTGTAACTGGTCTTGCTTGGACTGGTTACGGTGGTGATATTCTCTTTATTGAAACTCTACCTCTAAGAGGAAAAGGTGGATTTAAGTTAACTGGTCAACTTGGTGATGTCATGAATGAATCAGCAAATTTGGCATATAGTTACGTTAAACTACTTCTCGAAAATGAAATGATCAATACACCTAAGAAACGTCAAAATAAAAAAGGTGAGCAGACAGATGAGTCACCTGAAGATTTCTTAGATCAACATGAAGTTCACCTTCACTTACCTGCTGGTGCAACTCCAAAAGATGGACCATCTGCGGGTATTACAATGGCCTTGGCCCTTTACAGTCTTGCGACTGGCAAGCGTGTTAAGTCAGGTGTAGCGATGACAGGTGAGTTGAGTCTTACAGGTAAAGTTCTTCCAGTTGGAGGAATTAAGGAAAAAGTACTTGCTGCTAAAAGAGCTGGTATTAAAACAATTCTTCTTCCTAAGGCAAATGAAAAAGACCTTAAAGAAGTTCCTGATAGACACAGAAAAGGGATTAAGTTTTATCCTGTTGCCCACTTTGATGAAGTATTAAAAATTGCTTTAAATAAGAAATAA
- a CDS encoding matrixin family metalloprotease has translation MKLGLIIATFITILSMKVDAYTLNHSSDDGFIKWKTLSTSIAVNPANSRIAEADAQVIINSALTSWNEKSDFNIQKTTTNSAPSDSRNDLYFNSENPFYAGVGVVGVTSIAYNNITGEIKEADIIINDDVFNISTDSNSSYYLGNVVSHELGHFLGLGHSTVLGSTMFYRLFKGQGTLHTDDHSGARALYGPNLNVIEGKIVGEDLVPVFGANVHAVSSTTGKVVAADISNSDGTYSIKGLENDHYYIYTSPLDGLNVLPEYYEDVKKNFCTSGSSYRGSFFQACRTSSEGIPQTIDLSSGRNIFDTENISIRCNLDVPVDYFSNKTDYDFTNFTQYLKNSYKIGSPFVGYFTRNDVETNVSDVINIDFSTLGIEDITANLSDDLYLEVKVTNQEFFSAYRNVFNLTRADGAQSNFPSDGIYTSFEYDSDNNYEIDAVIRMPVDMTSALTKSFTLTITPYDIDFVEIGNAGAKENTFPGIEKSSESMFFYLFQAHLVKKNTDGSYTKVDPVVFDVSDNSLCLDASQTYSMTSSSDTGSGQLIDSSFSGSRDVEVAGCASVAFINNDSNGSGPKSMLLVFSMMMLITLFRFKALNQ, from the coding sequence ATGAAACTGGGCTTAATCATTGCTACATTCATTACGATACTTTCAATGAAAGTTGATGCTTATACTCTAAATCATAGTAGTGATGATGGGTTTATTAAGTGGAAGACTCTTAGTACAAGTATTGCTGTAAATCCTGCAAACTCTAGAATTGCAGAAGCAGATGCTCAAGTGATTATCAACAGTGCTTTAACATCTTGGAACGAAAAATCAGATTTTAATATTCAGAAAACGACGACAAATTCAGCACCTTCTGATTCAAGAAACGATCTCTATTTTAATTCAGAGAATCCGTTCTATGCAGGCGTGGGAGTAGTTGGAGTTACATCGATTGCCTATAACAATATTACGGGCGAAATCAAAGAAGCAGATATTATTATCAACGATGATGTTTTTAATATTTCTACAGATTCAAATAGCTCATATTATTTAGGTAATGTTGTCTCTCACGAACTCGGGCATTTTCTAGGACTTGGACACAGTACAGTTCTTGGTTCAACAATGTTTTATAGACTTTTTAAGGGACAGGGAACGCTGCATACTGATGACCATTCTGGAGCTCGAGCTCTTTATGGACCAAACCTAAATGTAATTGAAGGAAAAATTGTTGGTGAAGATCTTGTGCCTGTCTTTGGTGCAAATGTTCATGCCGTTTCTTCAACTACAGGAAAAGTTGTTGCTGCGGACATTTCAAATAGCGATGGAACATATTCAATTAAGGGTCTAGAGAATGATCATTACTATATCTACACATCACCACTCGATGGATTAAATGTCCTTCCTGAGTATTATGAAGATGTAAAAAAGAATTTTTGTACTTCAGGTTCAAGTTATAGGGGTTCATTTTTTCAAGCTTGCCGAACTTCAAGTGAAGGAATTCCTCAGACGATTGATCTAAGTAGTGGACGCAATATCTTTGATACTGAAAATATATCGATTCGTTGTAATCTGGATGTGCCAGTAGATTATTTTTCAAATAAAACAGATTATGATTTCACGAATTTCACTCAATATCTCAAAAATTCTTATAAAATCGGATCTCCTTTTGTTGGATATTTTACTCGCAATGATGTTGAAACAAATGTTTCAGATGTTATTAATATCGATTTCTCAACATTAGGGATTGAAGACATAACGGCAAATCTTTCAGATGACTTATATTTGGAAGTAAAAGTAACAAACCAAGAGTTCTTTTCGGCATATCGAAATGTATTTAATTTAACGAGAGCTGATGGAGCACAATCAAACTTTCCTAGCGATGGAATATATACTTCGTTTGAATATGATTCTGACAATAATTATGAAATCGATGCTGTTATAAGAATGCCTGTTGATATGACAAGTGCTTTAACCAAGTCTTTTACTCTGACAATTACTCCGTACGATATAGACTTTGTAGAAATTGGTAATGCTGGAGCGAAAGAGAATACATTTCCTGGAATCGAAAAATCGAGTGAATCGATGTTTTTCTATTTGTTTCAAGCGCATTTAGTAAAAAAGAATACGGATGGAAGTTATACAAAGGTTGATCCAGTTGTATTTGACGTATCTGATAACTCTCTATGTCTAGATGCTTCGCAAACATATTCTATGACGTCATCTTCTGATACAGGCTCGGGACAATTGATTGATTCTTCCTTTTCTGGTTCAAGAGATGTTGAAGTCGCAGGTTGTGCATCTGTTGCTTTTATAAATAATGATTCAAACGGAAGTGGACCTAAGTCAATGCTCCTTGTTTTTTCAATGATGATGCTCATTACACTCTTCAGATTTAAAGCGCTAAACCAGTAA
- the rpsI gene encoding 30S ribosomal protein S9 produces MATKGKTYDAHAVGRRKTSVARVYVATGSGKITVNKRDIKDYFPKGTDRYVVNQPLKLLKLIDKYDLNINVKGGGTTGQAGAVRLGVARAILKLDPAARPELKAAGFLTRDPRKVERQKYGQKGARARYQFSKR; encoded by the coding sequence ATGGCTACTAAAGGTAAAACATACGATGCACACGCTGTAGGTAGAAGAAAGACTTCTGTTGCTAGAGTTTATGTAGCAACTGGTTCTGGAAAGATCACAGTGAACAAAAGAGACATCAAAGATTATTTCCCAAAGGGAACTGATAGATACGTTGTTAATCAACCACTTAAGCTTCTTAAGCTGATTGATAAGTACGACCTTAACATCAATGTTAAAGGTGGTGGAACAACTGGACAAGCTGGTGCGGTAAGACTAGGTGTTGCAAGAGCAATCCTTAAGCTTGATCCAGCTGCAAGACCAGAGCTAAAAGCTGCTGGATTCTTAACTCGTGACCCACGTAAAGTTGAAAGACAAAAATACGGTCAAAAAGGTGCGAGAGCGAGATACCAATTCTCGAAACGTTAA
- the rplM gene encoding 50S ribosomal protein L13 has translation MYTQKSFVLKPADADKKWYLVDATDKVVGRLATEIADILRGKNNPKYTPHTDSGDFVVVVNADKVRFTGRKLDQKKYYKHSGYVGGLKETTARELLAKKPEQVVMNAVKGMLPKNSLGRQQLKKLKVFAGNEHAHEAQKPEVYNF, from the coding sequence ATGTATACGCAAAAATCTTTTGTACTAAAACCTGCTGATGCTGACAAAAAATGGTATCTAGTAGACGCAACAGACAAAGTTGTCGGTAGACTTGCTACTGAGATTGCAGACATCCTAAGAGGAAAGAACAATCCAAAGTACACTCCGCACACAGACTCTGGTGATTTCGTTGTAGTTGTAAACGCTGACAAAGTTAGATTTACTGGTAGAAAGCTTGACCAAAAGAAATATTACAAGCACTCTGGTTATGTTGGTGGACTAAAAGAAACAACTGCAAGAGAACTTCTTGCTAAGAAGCCTGAGCAAGTTGTTATGAATGCTGTTAAAGGGATGCTTCCAAAGAACTCTCTTGGACGTCAACAACTGAAAAAGCTTAAAGTGTTTGCAGGTAATGAACATGCACACGAAGCTCAAAAACCAGAAGTTTACAATTTCTAA
- a CDS encoding POTRA domain-containing protein, with product MVILRLMTFIFFLVVSFNSYAKKISTFNVTCDIKSLCSEYKDKFDDIIGLEFSNELLREQLRFKLLDQSINTFAYEVYEGENEIVVEVELGIKRKVNDIVFTFDEDVALDEISSRVSLKIDDYYSEELLAKSYDDAKKYLREHGYFNSQVKMKVNETGSVVNISFDVTLGKYSKITSINVESNIVWLKDFISTKLITRKNKIWDKSSFQIQLEGIQDELFLLGFYEIKLSLKPPKFDKQDNVSLNIDVIPGKRYAFDFYNNKIFSKQEFVTEIRAIVKSQGFKFNSSDLKEVILEMYGKRGLYNTVVLFNERRGLDINGLPYIHYFVELKEGNKVKVNNLVFEGNRFFSKQFLTDVFYKKGSSLIKANYLDENYLTEFQDIIKKKYLENGFLFSEIVKPVIRFNEEKDEAEVNILIIERQQTTLNEIKIKGVDNKLFEDVLKSIHNKKGAALNVVALEKDLDKVINVIREKGYYFAEYRNRDPKKIVTYTSNYKEAVLQLDIISGPKTVFESLLVTGNVKTKFQVIDREVLMKRGDIITPKKMQNIRNRLTLLGLFSAIRVTPYIGSSNEKNGETRVNLLVQLKEKDFGQAEVAPGYRTDLGAKFSGGVVLNNISGMNRSLSMQVQGNLRLSFKGLDERRKQEEKRLLEGLVKFSFNEPYVGYNLIKTKLDGEMSASFQRKRFSSFDADIFKLSPQLSKTFGDNVSTSLRYQLEVIRQFDATREINNDTFRIGSLTPSISWDLRDDPTNPKKGAYFALSWEFANSYFYSMEEDDLVINFNKLVSRNRFYVPVTDSLVIATSLAGGVEKNFATGFRKDADGNIEQDEVGNPVPIGYIPSLKVFRLEGVDQVRGFSSDEINRLESGVDIGDVIINDKAYFLNLKVEPRYYINDNVVIGGFFDAGSLYVNSLKPLKLRTAVGGTFKFVTQVGSLDFDYGIKLKRRENDAQQRESFGRFHLSIGFF from the coding sequence ATGGTCATTCTAAGATTAATGACATTCATATTCTTTTTAGTCGTTTCTTTTAATAGTTACGCAAAGAAGATTAGTACCTTTAATGTCACATGTGACATTAAATCACTTTGTTCTGAGTACAAAGATAAATTTGACGATATCATTGGCCTTGAGTTTTCAAACGAATTACTCCGTGAACAACTCCGTTTCAAACTTTTAGATCAGTCCATTAACACTTTTGCTTATGAAGTGTATGAAGGCGAAAACGAAATTGTTGTTGAAGTTGAGCTTGGAATTAAAAGAAAAGTTAATGATATTGTTTTTACTTTTGATGAAGATGTCGCACTCGATGAAATTTCCTCTAGAGTCTCTTTGAAAATAGATGATTACTATTCAGAAGAACTACTCGCAAAGAGCTATGATGATGCTAAAAAGTATTTGAGGGAACACGGCTATTTTAACTCACAAGTTAAGATGAAAGTTAATGAGACAGGATCAGTCGTTAATATTTCATTTGATGTTACTCTTGGTAAATACTCTAAAATTACATCAATAAATGTTGAATCAAATATTGTATGGTTAAAGGACTTTATTTCGACAAAGTTGATAACTCGAAAAAATAAAATTTGGGACAAAAGCAGTTTTCAGATTCAGCTAGAAGGTATTCAAGATGAACTCTTTCTTCTTGGATTTTATGAAATAAAGCTAAGCTTGAAACCGCCAAAGTTTGATAAGCAAGATAACGTAAGTCTTAATATTGATGTTATTCCAGGCAAGAGATATGCCTTTGATTTCTATAATAATAAAATCTTTTCAAAACAAGAATTTGTAACGGAGATTAGAGCAATTGTTAAATCTCAAGGATTCAAGTTCAATTCCTCTGATCTAAAAGAAGTGATTCTCGAAATGTATGGTAAGAGGGGACTTTATAATACTGTCGTTCTTTTCAATGAGAGAAGAGGGTTAGATATAAATGGTCTGCCATATATTCATTACTTTGTTGAGCTTAAAGAAGGTAATAAGGTTAAAGTTAATAATTTAGTTTTCGAAGGGAATCGATTCTTTAGTAAGCAGTTTTTGACAGATGTTTTTTATAAGAAGGGAAGCTCGCTTATTAAGGCCAACTATTTGGATGAAAATTATTTAACTGAATTTCAAGATATTATTAAAAAGAAGTATCTAGAAAACGGATTTCTTTTTTCGGAAATTGTTAAGCCTGTCATTCGTTTCAATGAAGAGAAGGATGAGGCCGAGGTTAATATTCTTATTATTGAAAGACAACAAACAACACTTAACGAAATAAAGATTAAGGGTGTTGATAATAAGCTTTTCGAAGATGTTTTAAAAAGCATTCATAATAAGAAGGGTGCCGCTTTAAATGTCGTTGCTCTTGAAAAAGATCTTGATAAAGTAATCAATGTCATTCGTGAGAAAGGTTATTATTTTGCTGAATATAGAAATAGAGATCCTAAAAAGATCGTTACTTATACGAGTAACTACAAAGAAGCAGTCTTACAGTTAGATATTATTTCTGGCCCAAAAACAGTTTTTGAGAGCTTGCTTGTAACTGGAAATGTAAAAACTAAGTTTCAAGTTATTGATAGAGAAGTTCTCATGAAACGCGGTGATATTATTACGCCAAAGAAAATGCAGAACATTCGAAATCGTCTGACTTTATTAGGATTATTCTCTGCAATTCGAGTCACTCCATACATTGGTTCATCAAATGAAAAGAATGGAGAAACGAGAGTTAATTTACTTGTTCAATTGAAAGAGAAAGACTTTGGTCAAGCTGAGGTGGCTCCGGGTTATCGTACCGATTTAGGGGCGAAGTTTTCAGGAGGAGTCGTTCTAAACAACATTAGTGGCATGAACCGATCTTTAAGTATGCAAGTACAAGGAAACTTGAGACTTAGTTTTAAAGGTCTAGATGAAAGAAGAAAGCAGGAAGAGAAAAGACTGCTAGAGGGATTGGTTAAGTTCTCTTTTAACGAACCCTATGTTGGCTATAATCTTATTAAAACTAAACTCGATGGCGAAATGTCAGCGTCTTTTCAAAGAAAGAGATTCTCGAGTTTCGATGCTGATATTTTCAAGCTATCTCCACAGCTTTCAAAAACATTTGGAGACAATGTTTCTACTTCGCTACGTTATCAGTTAGAAGTTATCCGACAATTTGACGCCACGAGAGAGATTAACAACGATACATTTAGGATTGGCTCGCTTACTCCTTCTATCAGTTGGGATTTAAGAGATGATCCAACCAATCCAAAAAAAGGTGCATACTTTGCTCTCTCATGGGAGTTTGCGAATAGTTATTTCTATTCAATGGAAGAAGATGATCTAGTCATTAACTTTAATAAACTAGTTTCGAGAAATCGCTTTTATGTACCAGTTACTGATTCATTGGTTATTGCAACTTCTTTGGCCGGTGGTGTTGAGAAAAACTTTGCAACTGGTTTTAGAAAAGATGCTGATGGAAATATTGAACAAGATGAAGTTGGAAACCCTGTACCTATTGGATATATTCCAAGTCTAAAGGTCTTTCGTTTAGAAGGTGTCGATCAGGTTCGAGGCTTTTCTTCTGATGAAATAAATCGTCTTGAGTCTGGGGTCGATATAGGGGATGTCATTATTAATGATAAGGCCTATTTCTTGAACCTGAAGGTAGAGCCTAGGTACTATATTAATGATAATGTCGTGATTGGTGGATTCTTTGATGCAGGGTCTCTTTATGTAAATAGTCTTAAGCCATTGAAATTACGTACTGCTGTGGGTGGAACTTTTAAATTTGTGACTCAAGTAGGTTCACTGGATTTTGATTATGGAATCAAGCTTAAAAGGCGAGAAAATGATGCTCAGCAAAGAGAGTCTTTTGGTCGATTCCATTTATCAATTGGCTTCTTCTAA